A window of the Bdellovibrio sp. ZAP7 genome harbors these coding sequences:
- a CDS encoding endonuclease I family protein produces the protein MKAMLSLVLVVCSMFFAISINAAPLSHGISYYGEEFYQDLANGASNEALKSRIAYILRNQHKQVANGYDKISENCSGEGCYQHISLGYDGARAWLMGTYYLTKVNGQYALPDVYCQVYRTESEFASGRGPAPGKYPDGNILNTEHTWPQSRFSGQFNVAMQKSDLHHLYPTDNEMNSTRGNYEFGEVEKDNKTLKCPVARFGKPKGGGGADVFEPPQAHKGNVARALFYFSVHYSLPISPRQEAFLRKWDKEDPVDEEEMARNNAILAVQGNRNPFIDYPELVDKINKF, from the coding sequence ATGAAAGCAATGCTTTCTTTAGTTCTAGTTGTTTGCTCGATGTTCTTCGCGATCTCGATCAATGCCGCCCCCCTTTCTCACGGAATTTCTTACTACGGTGAAGAATTCTATCAAGATCTTGCTAACGGTGCTTCTAACGAAGCTTTGAAAAGCAGAATCGCTTACATCCTTCGCAACCAACACAAACAAGTTGCAAACGGTTACGACAAAATTTCTGAAAACTGCTCTGGCGAAGGTTGCTACCAACATATCTCTCTTGGTTATGATGGTGCACGCGCTTGGTTGATGGGCACTTACTATTTGACTAAAGTAAACGGCCAATACGCCCTTCCAGACGTTTATTGCCAAGTTTACAGAACTGAATCTGAATTTGCTTCTGGTCGTGGACCAGCTCCAGGTAAATACCCAGATGGCAACATCTTGAACACAGAGCACACATGGCCACAAAGCCGTTTCTCTGGTCAGTTCAACGTGGCAATGCAAAAATCTGATTTGCATCACTTGTACCCAACAGACAACGAAATGAACTCTACTCGTGGTAACTACGAGTTCGGTGAAGTGGAAAAAGATAACAAAACATTGAAATGCCCAGTAGCTCGTTTCGGTAAGCCAAAAGGCGGTGGCGGAGCAGATGTTTTCGAACCACCTCAAGCTCACAAAGGGAACGTAGCTCGTGCATTGTTCTATTTCTCTGTACACTACAGCTTGCCAATCAGCCCACGCCAAGAAGCTTTCTTGCGTAAATGGGATAAAGAAGATCCAGTGGACGAAGAAGAAATGGCTCGCAACAATGCGATCCTAGCTGTTCAAGGTAACAGAAACCCGTTCATCGACTACCCTGAATTGGTTGATAAAATTAATAAGTTCTAA